The genomic region GTTTGATAGCCAGTTGTTGCTTCCGATAACAACCCACTGACTATCACAAACCAATACCTTTTCATGGTTAGGAAACTTGGCGACATTGAGAAGCGCGGGGAACGAAGTACGCAACGCCAAGAGAAAGTCCAAAGCCTGCTTGCCGATATCGTTCAACTCATGCCCCAAACTTGACTCCCACCCAAAGCCGATTGTGATCTTTACACCACGCATCAGCGCTTCACGCATCTGGTTCTGTATACAAGGATCCAACAGCGGTGCGCCCACCCAGCCAGAAAGGATTGCTACCGATTCCTTTGCATCTGCAAGCGCCCTTTGCAGTACGCTGTAGTGCTCATCTCCAGCAATGATCTTGATGGAATCTGGATTCGATCTCGCAGCTGCAAACAGGACGTCCTTCCGCCGCTTAGGAGTTTTTGATAACGAAGTCAGCCTTGCCACCTCGTTCATTAACTCTTCAATCTTTGCTTCCCTTTCTTTACGCATGCGTCGCTCGACGCGCCAATCAAAGATGAGCTGATCAATTTTGCGACACACCAAGTACGTGCCCCAGCAAAAGAAGAGCTGCACCAGGGCAAGAGGCAACGCAAAGATCATTACTGCGGTCCATGCCGTCCATGCGACCGCGATCCAGAAGGAAACTTTTCGCCCCTTGATCAGGTAGGACAGCGCGACGCTCGCAATAACGAACAACTGCCAAACGACAACTTCCATGAGAGGCCTCGACGGTTGGAAAGTTCTAACGTGTAGCTTGAGGGGCGCGGAGCCGGCAAGCGAAGCTTGCTGGCGGAGCGTCCCACTCGAAGCGATTGTTAGCCGCGGATTTAGCGAACCACGGCACGATGTTTCCTTTCCTCGACCCGAATCATCTTCCCTTCGCGCATGAGGAGGCCGAGCACACTCCAAGCGAGATAGTCTTTGGAGCCACCGGCGTAATCACTCTGAAGGCCAAGAGATTTTGATGCGTCGGAGTTGGTGATTCCGTCTGGATTGGCCTGGGCAAGTTCAAGAACGGCGGCCTTTAGGAGTTCCAGACCAATTTGAGCCTTTTCGACAACGCCAGCGGGAACCGTAAGGTCGCGCCGAGCTTTAGGTGCCGCGCCCGATGGCATTACAGAATTTGTGAGGAGCCCACCTGTGTCTTCCGTACCAAAGGCCGCGATTAACTCGGCTTCCAATTTCAATGCTTGTGCTTCGGTTAATTCATCGGCTAGTACCGCAGTCACGACTTCGTAGCCTTGTTCCTGGATTTCTGCAATGCGCCTTCCCTTGCGAGTTGCATCCACGCGCAAGGTGTGATCCCACGCGCGATTACCCGTTCCTTTACCGATATAGAAAGGCTTTGCAGGGGAAGTCCTTGGATCTTTCAGTGCGTAAATGTAGTAGGGATTCATGGCGCTTGATTGATCCAGTCAGACAACGGCTAACTAGTATTTATACCGCACCTGCAACATAACATCTCTTTGAGAAGAATCAGGCCAGCGTTGCCAGGCAATCCTTATCACTTTACTCATCCAAAACATCCCCCCTCCCGTCAAGCCCCCATAGTTCTACGCCTGAAGCGCCTGACCAGCGCAAAAAGCTTTGTATGAGTTGTATTTTAGTGGATTGCCGCTATAAGTAAACAGGGCGGGCGTCGGTGGGGCTCTTTGGGCACACACGGCGGCCCGTGGTAGCTCTCGTAGCCCTGTTTCTGTTACCCTGCTCGACATGGAGTTTGCGCTCAACTTATTGCTGATTGCAGGCGGGGTCGTGCTCTTGTACTTTGGGGGCGAAGCACTGGTGAAAAACGCGGTGGTGCTGGCCCGTAGCTGGGGCATCCGCACCATGGTGGTGGGCCTGACGGTGGTGGCCTTTGGCACCAGCAGCCCCGAGCTAGCAGCCAGTCTGGCGGCGGCGCTCTCGGGGAGCCCGGCCATCGCCATCGGGAATGTGGTGGGTTCCAATATCTTGAATATCCTGCTCATCCTGGGGGTTACGGCCCTGGTGACGCCCATCCGGGCCCAGGCCCAGTTCATCAAGCGCGAGGTGCCCATCATGATCGGGGCGGCCTTGCTGCTGTTTTGGTTTTTGTACTTCGACCAGCAGGTAAGCCGCCTCGAGGGGCTTTTATCGGTGGCCTTGTTGGGGCTGTACAT from Meiothermus sp. harbors:
- a CDS encoding phospholipase D-like domain-containing protein: MEVVVWQLFVIASVALSYLIKGRKVSFWIAVAWTAWTAVMIFALPLALVQLFFCWGTYLVCRKIDQLIFDWRVERRMRKEREAKIEELMNEVARLTSLSKTPKRRKDVLFAAARSNPDSIKIIAGDEHYSVLQRALADAKESVAILSGWVGAPLLDPCIQNQMREALMRGVKITIGFGWESSLGHELNDIGKQALDFLLALRTSFPALLNVAKFPNHEKVLVCDSQWVVIGSNNWLSNRTFRNSERSIFLRDPSFADSERRRIECIVSKHRGSV
- a CDS encoding GIY-YIG nuclease family protein translates to MNPYYIYALKDPRTSPAKPFYIGKGTGNRAWDHTLRVDATRKGRRIAEIQEQGYEVVTAVLADELTEAQALKLEAELIAAFGTEDTGGLLTNSVMPSGAAPKARRDLTVPAGVVEKAQIGLELLKAAVLELAQANPDGITNSDASKSLGLQSDYAGGSKDYLAWSVLGLLMREGKMIRVEERKHRAVVR